TTCTCTTTTTTGTTTCTTAAATTCCATTGAACCACCTCTAGCTTTTGCTGATAAGAAAGGAAAATTAACCGATTAAACAATATATTTAAGTTAAAACTTATATAAAAATATTTCTATAAAAGGAATTTTTGACAAATACTTTATAGGTCAATGTCGAATCCTTTTTTATTAAGATACATAAATCATATTTATATCTATACTTAAAAAATACTTGAGATTCATTTTATTATTTTAATCTTTGTATAATCCAAAAACTATGTCGTTATTTATAACCGATATGACTTAAATTTTAGTAATAAGCAAAATTTATATATTTATATGCGCATATATTAATATGAATAAATTGGCTAAATTGTTTTCAGTCCTTTCAGATCCAGTAAGGCTTCAAATTATTATGTGTCTTATGGAAAGTAAAGGATGTGTTACAGATCTTCAGAAAAAATTAGGAAAAAAACAACCGAATATAAGCCAACATTTGCGAATACTTAGAGATGCTAATTTGGTAAGCTATCAAAGAGATGGGAAAAAAATCTGTTATTCAATAAAAAATGATAAAATAAAGAAAATATTCGAAATGGCAAATGAAATATGTAATGAAGGTGCATAAAATGTTAGATATTTTTACTATATTTATTATAGGTTTAATTTCAGGTATCATCACTGCAGCACTATCTATAAGAGCGGATAGATTTTTTATAATATTACTCCTCATATCAATTGCAGGTCTTTCATCTAAATCTGCAGTCCAAACATTCTTTTTTGTTGCGTTTTTTAGTGTCATTTTGTATTTAATGGTAAATTACAATAATATACTAGCGACAATAAAAAATCGAAATTATAACCTACACCTGATT
The window above is part of the Nitrososphaerota archaeon genome. Proteins encoded here:
- a CDS encoding metalloregulator ArsR/SmtB family transcription factor — protein: MNKLAKLFSVLSDPVRLQIIMCLMESKGCVTDLQKKLGKKQPNISQHLRILRDANLVSYQRDGKKICYSIKNDKIKKIFEMANEICNEGA